In Cupriavidus basilensis, one genomic interval encodes:
- a CDS encoding ABC transporter substrate-binding protein, whose product MKRLLSLSISAAVAAMLCAGAACAQSLSIAFADPLSSLDPQLNNHAGDRSVDLHFWDLLIENKDNKLQPGLALSWKALDDKTWEFKLRRDVKWQDGKPFGAEDVIFSYQRARNVPGSVASYAGYLRTIESMNAKDPYTLVIKTNIPNPDLPLNLASIHIVSKHVGEKSSTEDYNSGRAMVGTGPYKFISYTPGDRVMMARNDGYWGGKPAWQQVSYRYINNGPARTAALLSGDVDVIDKVSVSDLAKLKQSPNISVFPYAGLRVMLLQPSFKPGPNPYITDNAGKPLDKNPLLDVRVRRALSLSINRQAVVGRILQNTASVANQWMPKNTFGYNPEVKDIPFDPEQARKLLAEAGFKDGFKLTIHAPNDRYPQGPETAQAVAQFWTRIGVKTQVEVVPWSVYSGRANKNEYAVSMLAWGNGTGEASYALVNVLATVDAKKGLGASNWGHYSNPAVDKALDESTAEFDVPKREAILRRSVKLVSDDVGVLPLYHYQNIWAARKGLKVAPMTSDRTAAMMVTRDGK is encoded by the coding sequence ATGAAACGCCTGCTGTCCCTCTCGATCAGCGCCGCCGTTGCCGCCATGCTCTGCGCCGGCGCGGCCTGCGCGCAGTCCCTGTCGATTGCTTTTGCCGATCCGCTTTCTTCGCTGGACCCGCAGCTCAACAACCATGCGGGCGACCGCTCCGTCGACCTGCATTTCTGGGACCTGCTGATCGAGAACAAGGACAACAAGCTGCAGCCGGGGCTGGCCCTGTCGTGGAAAGCGCTGGATGACAAGACCTGGGAGTTCAAGCTGCGCCGCGACGTGAAGTGGCAGGACGGCAAGCCTTTCGGCGCGGAGGACGTGATCTTCTCCTACCAGCGCGCGCGCAATGTGCCGGGCAGCGTGGCGTCGTACGCGGGCTACCTGCGCACCATCGAGTCGATGAATGCCAAGGATCCGTACACCCTGGTCATCAAGACCAATATCCCGAACCCGGACCTGCCCCTGAACCTGGCCTCGATCCATATCGTCAGCAAGCACGTCGGCGAGAAGTCCAGCACCGAGGACTACAACAGCGGCCGCGCCATGGTCGGCACCGGTCCGTACAAGTTCATCTCCTACACGCCGGGCGATCGTGTGATGATGGCGCGCAATGATGGCTACTGGGGCGGCAAGCCGGCCTGGCAGCAAGTCAGCTACCGCTACATCAACAACGGCCCGGCGCGCACCGCCGCGCTGTTGTCCGGCGACGTCGATGTGATCGACAAAGTCTCGGTGTCGGACCTGGCCAAGCTCAAGCAATCGCCCAATATCAGCGTGTTTCCCTATGCCGGCCTGCGCGTGATGCTGCTGCAGCCGAGCTTCAAGCCCGGCCCCAATCCGTACATCACTGACAACGCCGGCAAGCCGCTGGACAAGAACCCGCTGCTGGACGTACGTGTGCGCCGCGCCCTGTCGCTCTCCATCAACCGGCAGGCGGTGGTGGGCCGCATCCTGCAGAACACCGCCAGCGTAGCCAACCAGTGGATGCCGAAAAACACCTTCGGCTACAACCCGGAGGTCAAGGACATCCCCTTTGATCCGGAGCAAGCCAGGAAGCTGCTGGCCGAGGCCGGGTTCAAGGATGGCTTCAAGCTGACCATCCATGCACCCAACGACCGCTATCCGCAAGGCCCGGAGACCGCGCAGGCGGTTGCCCAGTTCTGGACCCGCATCGGCGTCAAGACCCAGGTGGAAGTGGTGCCCTGGTCGGTCTACTCTGGCCGCGCCAACAAGAACGAATACGCGGTCAGCATGCTGGCCTGGGGCAACGGCACCGGCGAGGCCAGCTATGCGCTGGTCAACGTGCTGGCCACCGTGGATGCCAAGAAAGGCCTGGGCGCCTCCAACTGGGGCCACTACAGCAACCCGGCCGTGGACAAGGCCCTGGACGAATCCACCGCCGAGTTCGATGTGCCCAAGCGCGAGGCCATCCTGCGCCGCTCGGTCAAGCTGGTGTCGGACGACGTGGGCGTGCTGCCGCTCTACCACTACCAGAACATCTGGGCCGCCAGGAAGGGCCTGAAGGTGGCGCCGATGACCAGCGACCGCACCGCGGCGATG
- a CDS encoding ABC transporter ATP-binding protein has protein sequence MKPTEHAAGEQPQLPALIDARHLAKRFGEQHPGRIGRALQRMGWSVPAPVTHAVDGVDLQIRRGEVVGLVGESGCGKSTLGRMVAGLLQPSSGEIRVDGQSIEGLDASARRALRLKIQMVFQDPYASLNPRLRVDRIVGEGARLHGLVDAAGFDDYVSAQLERAGLDPALRQRYPHQFSGGQRQRIGIARALAVQPELLVCDEAVAALDVSIQAQVLNLFMDLREQLGLTYLFISHDLGVVEHVSDRVVIMYLGRVVESAPTQDIFRQPNHPYTQALLAEIPRLDARHKTFTAIKGEIPSPLAPPPGCHFHPRCPHAMARCRTEVPRLRGIAVNHLSACHLNEGG, from the coding sequence ATGAAGCCGACTGAACACGCTGCCGGCGAGCAGCCGCAATTACCCGCCCTGATCGATGCCCGCCATCTCGCCAAGCGCTTCGGCGAGCAGCATCCCGGCCGCATTGGCCGCGCGCTGCAGCGCATGGGCTGGTCGGTACCCGCGCCGGTCACGCACGCCGTGGACGGCGTGGACCTGCAGATCCGCCGTGGCGAAGTGGTCGGCCTGGTCGGCGAATCCGGCTGCGGCAAGTCCACGCTTGGCCGCATGGTGGCCGGCCTGCTGCAACCTTCGTCGGGCGAAATACGCGTGGACGGCCAGAGCATCGAGGGCCTGGACGCCAGCGCCCGCCGCGCACTGCGGCTAAAAATCCAGATGGTGTTCCAGGATCCGTACGCCAGCCTCAACCCGCGCCTGCGCGTGGACCGCATCGTCGGAGAAGGCGCGCGCCTGCACGGCCTGGTGGACGCTGCCGGCTTCGACGACTACGTGAGCGCCCAACTGGAGCGCGCCGGGCTGGACCCGGCCCTGCGCCAGCGCTACCCGCATCAGTTCAGCGGCGGGCAGCGCCAGCGCATCGGCATAGCACGCGCGCTGGCCGTGCAGCCAGAACTGCTGGTGTGCGACGAAGCGGTGGCCGCACTGGACGTGTCGATCCAGGCGCAGGTGCTCAACCTGTTCATGGACCTGCGCGAGCAGCTTGGCCTGACCTATCTCTTTATCAGCCACGACCTTGGCGTGGTCGAGCATGTATCGGACCGCGTGGTCATCATGTACCTGGGCCGCGTGGTGGAGAGCGCGCCGACGCAAGACATCTTCCGGCAGCCCAACCACCCGTACACACAGGCGCTGCTGGCGGAAATCCCGCGCCTGGACGCGCGCCACAAGACCTTCACCGCCATCAAAGGCGAGATCCCCAGCCCGCTGGCGCCGCCACCGGGCTGCCACTTCCATCCGCGCTGCCCGCATGCCATGGCGCGCTGCCGGACCGAGGTGCCGCGCCTGCGCGGCATCGCCGTGAACCATCTCAGCGCCTGCCACCTGAACGAGGGTGGCTAA